ATATACCTGAGTCGTCCACATCATacgtctaaaaatttttaagatagttaataataattcactaATAAAGTacaagatacaaaaaatttgaaaataatacaaacttGAATGGCAACACTCTGTCTCTGATCCCATAGAACACCCATATAATGCCCTGTCATAAAAGTGTTCATATTATCTGATGAGCAACAGAATAAAAGGTCATATTTGGAAGAATCCCATGTACGTACAAATTCGGATGTTCTGAAATCACAGTAacaaatatagataaattgaATGGCTAATTGGtattaacaataagatttattacctcaaatccatttttttaataaaattttcaaaacacaTGAGAATAGTGTGAGTATCCTCCCATATTAGTTGCTGACAAAGatcatcatattttatattcattatctGATAACTAAAATTCCTTTACATTAGTTTGTTGTATATTCCAAACATACGTACTTGTTAGGttcatatgtattatattttggcatttttatatttttttaaaattttcggGTTGTCAAACCGTTTAtgtaagttataaaatataagtcaATGTTTAATCAAACATTTGTAGAAacctattaattaattgaaacataacttactttttatcaatatcgTAAATATGAAACGACGAATAAGAATAATAGTCAAAACTATTAATGGAATTAGCCGCAAATTTTGTTCCTATAGGGTCAAATGAGATTGATAGCCAATTCGTCATAGATTCGTCGTCTCcataaattatttccttttctttcgtATAACCTTTTCTATCATCTGTATATTTCAGTATCTAcaaaaacaaactttttacataCTACATTAACATagcattattacaatttttctttaatcttacatttattgaattatcacAACCAGTTATAATGTGTTGCGATGTTGCGTTTATTTGTTGGATttcataataacaattaaaaaattcaacattaagcattatttcaaaataaacattattttgattatcctCAATTTCCCAGTGGTAAATATGACCATCTCTGCaagattttgtcaaaaataaaaaagagaaataaacatGAAACAcagttcataaataaatactcaCCTGGTGCCAcctatgatataattattgcaatgagcaaaagatgtaataaaagtatcgcTTCTTTTCATAATCTTTTTACCGCTTTCAATGCTACCGTTCATTGCGCGATTATAAGCAAAAAGATTACAGTTACCACAAAACCAAA
Above is a genomic segment from Linepithema humile isolate Giens D197 chromosome 6, Lhum_UNIL_v1.0, whole genome shotgun sequence containing:
- the LOC105667973 gene encoding uncharacterized protein, producing the protein MSVSYIFPNEILEIIFNFCDVYTLSQISMVCKQFNIVAYDTLKKKSEHLLVTNQKSGKFCERCKPLLSLYKNSIFITYYKWIYKGCKKRQIHKIMENNIEHLYNSNYVQMTKNMVWFCGNCNLFAYNRAMNGSIESGKKIMKRSDTFITSFAHCNNYIIGGTRDGHIYHWEIEDNQNNVYFEIMLNVEFFNCYYEIQQINATSQHIITGCDNSINILKYTDDRKGYTKEKEIIYGDDESMTNWLSISFDPIGTKFAANSINSFDYYSYSSFHIYDIDKNYQIMNIKYDDLCQQLIWEDTHTILMCFENFIKKMDLRTSEFVRTWDSSKYDLLFCCSSDNMNTFMTGHYMGVLWDQRQSVAIQTYDVDDSGICSLEFDSTHMYAATETDLFELDFTGKDHFDHKKIENFFSNFY